The following are encoded together in the Terriglobales bacterium genome:
- a CDS encoding ATP-dependent DNA ligase, protein MPTAKCWCRFCDNDTFVLAFAQTAGAVSATTRKTEKVRLVAELLKSRPIEEAGIAALFFSGRVFPAYTETTLQVGGALLWQAIAEVSGAGEAALAAAYRRHGDLGAAAHDVLARRKLQPPASSSPLTLPDVVSRFAAIASARGPAAKLALVIYLLARASTLEAKYLVKLMAGELRIGLREGLVEEAIAKACDADIKSVQRANMLLGDIGETLRLAAAGRLSDARMRLFHPIGFMLATPAGSAEEAFAGFPEAAVEDKYDGIRAQAHIGPADDQGAPGARRVRLFSRTLDEVTGSFPELVAPLGGFSEDLILDGEIVAWSSLIPGETAPGALPGRALPFSELQKRLGRKRVTPAMMRSVPVAYVAFDLLYAGGELQIDRPLRERAALLDQVFARRAPVASHPPAPRSQSRLAFEDAAPAPLADAAISAQVLRAPAFRATSAEELDRLFDAAQARGNEGLMIKDLASAYTPGRRGRAWLKMKRELATLDVVVTLAEYGHGKRVGLLSDYTFAVRSGDELLNVGKAYSGLTDAEILELTQWFLAHTLEDRGFSRLVEPRIVLEVAFNAVMRSDRHSSGFALRFPRILRIRTDKPVDEIDTLDRVREIFQQQSSLTALRPSAGLPQGGDDENGRLGQGPKTEGRQRS, encoded by the coding sequence GTGCCAACTGCTAAATGCTGGTGCCGATTCTGCGACAATGACACGTTCGTGCTCGCCTTTGCCCAGACTGCCGGCGCCGTTTCCGCCACCACCAGGAAGACGGAAAAGGTCCGCCTGGTGGCCGAACTGCTCAAGTCACGCCCGATCGAGGAAGCGGGCATCGCGGCGCTTTTTTTCTCCGGGCGCGTCTTCCCCGCCTACACCGAAACCACGTTGCAGGTGGGCGGCGCGCTGCTCTGGCAGGCCATTGCCGAGGTCAGCGGCGCGGGCGAAGCGGCGCTCGCCGCAGCTTATCGCCGCCACGGCGACCTCGGCGCCGCCGCGCACGACGTCCTCGCCCGCCGCAAGTTACAACCGCCGGCCTCCTCCTCGCCGCTCACCCTCCCCGACGTCGTGTCCCGATTCGCCGCCATCGCTTCGGCGCGCGGACCAGCGGCCAAGCTGGCGCTGGTCATTTATCTGTTGGCGCGCGCGTCCACGCTCGAGGCCAAGTACCTGGTCAAGCTGATGGCCGGCGAGCTGCGCATCGGCCTGCGCGAGGGCCTGGTCGAGGAAGCGATTGCCAAGGCCTGCGACGCGGACATTAAGTCGGTGCAGCGCGCCAACATGCTGCTGGGCGACATCGGTGAGACTCTCCGTCTCGCCGCCGCAGGACGCCTGTCCGACGCTCGCATGCGGTTGTTTCACCCGATCGGCTTCATGCTGGCCACCCCGGCCGGCTCCGCCGAAGAAGCCTTCGCCGGGTTCCCCGAAGCCGCGGTCGAAGACAAATACGACGGCATCCGCGCGCAGGCGCACATCGGCCCCGCCGATGACCAGGGCGCGCCCGGCGCGCGCCGCGTCCGCCTCTTCTCGCGCACGCTCGACGAAGTCACCGGTTCGTTTCCCGAGTTGGTCGCTCCGCTCGGAGGCTTCAGCGAAGACCTCATCCTCGACGGCGAAATCGTCGCCTGGTCGTCGCTGATCCCCGGAGAAACAGCTCCCGGCGCACTTCCCGGCCGCGCCCTGCCGTTCTCCGAGCTGCAGAAGCGCCTGGGACGCAAGCGCGTCACGCCGGCCATGATGCGCAGCGTGCCCGTGGCTTACGTCGCCTTCGACCTGCTCTATGCCGGCGGCGAGTTGCAGATCGATCGCCCGCTGCGCGAGCGCGCCGCGCTGCTCGACCAGGTCTTCGCCCGGCGCGCGCCGGTCGCATCGCACCCACCCGCGCCGCGCTCGCAGTCGCGCCTCGCATTCGAAGACGCCGCGCCCGCGCCGCTGGCCGATGCCGCCATCTCCGCCCAGGTGCTGCGCGCGCCCGCTTTCCGCGCCACGTCAGCGGAAGAACTCGACCGCCTCTTCGACGCTGCCCAGGCGCGCGGCAACGAAGGCCTGATGATCAAAGACCTTGCCTCCGCCTACACTCCCGGCCGCCGCGGCCGCGCATGGCTCAAAATGAAGCGCGAGCTGGCCACGCTCGACGTGGTCGTCACCCTTGCCGAGTACGGACACGGCAAGCGAGTGGGCCTGCTCAGTGACTACACCTTCGCCGTGCGCTCAGGCGACGAGCTGCTCAACGTCGGCAAGGCCTACTCCGGCCTCACCGACGCCGAAATCCTCGAACTCACCCAGTGGTTCCTGGCGCACACCCTCGAAGACCGCGGCTTCTCGCGCCTCGTCGAGCCCAGGATCGTGTTGGAAGTCGCCTTCAACGCCGTGATGCGCTCCGACCGCCACAGCAGCGGCTTCGCGCTGCGCTTCCCGCGCATACTGCGCATTCGAACCGACAAGCCTGTGGATGAGATCGACACGCTCGACCGCGTGCGCGAAATATTTCAGCAACAGTCCTCGCTCACTGCCCTTCGGCCGTCAGCCGGGCTTCCGCAAGGCGGCGACGATGAGAACGGGAGGTTGGGCCAGGGACCGAAGACCGAAGGCCGACAACGCTCCTAG
- a CDS encoding cation diffusion facilitator family transporter — protein MHKHAHRQDTSRVLKFSLAATLVYIGLLVFAGIRAHSLALLSEAGHNVSDLLALLLSLAAVYIQQRPPSSTKTFGYQRAGVLAAFLNAGTLVVISFGIFYEAFRRLNAPVEVHPDLMMMVGGAGVIMNGVIALLLWRSSRDVNIRSAFLHEVGDTLSTAAVILGGWAILWTGQTWIDPALSIGIAVLILWSSLGIVRETLNILLEGTPRGMQLGRIAEAIHAIPGVNDVHDLHVWSLGSESHALSCHISIADIPPSESEAILRDVKIALRERFRIYHTTIQFEHAVCEVAHGCVAPVGQQQSGHTL, from the coding sequence ATGCATAAGCACGCGCACCGTCAAGACACCTCGCGCGTGCTGAAGTTTTCGCTCGCCGCCACCCTGGTCTACATCGGCCTGCTGGTGTTTGCCGGCATCCGGGCGCACAGCCTGGCGCTGCTGTCGGAGGCGGGACACAACGTTTCGGACCTGCTGGCGCTGCTGCTTTCGCTGGCGGCGGTGTACATCCAGCAGCGTCCGCCGTCGTCGACCAAGACGTTTGGCTATCAGCGCGCGGGCGTGCTGGCGGCGTTCCTGAACGCGGGCACGCTGGTGGTGATCAGCTTCGGCATTTTCTACGAGGCGTTCCGCCGGCTGAACGCGCCGGTGGAGGTGCATCCCGACCTGATGATGATGGTGGGCGGGGCGGGCGTGATCATGAACGGCGTGATCGCGCTGCTGCTGTGGCGATCGAGCCGCGACGTGAACATCCGCAGCGCCTTCCTGCACGAGGTGGGCGACACGCTTTCGACGGCGGCGGTGATCCTGGGCGGCTGGGCGATCCTGTGGACGGGGCAGACGTGGATCGATCCGGCACTCTCGATCGGGATTGCGGTGCTGATCCTGTGGTCGTCGCTCGGCATTGTGCGCGAGACGCTGAACATCCTGCTGGAAGGGACGCCGCGGGGGATGCAGCTAGGGCGGATTGCGGAAGCCATCCACGCCATTCCGGGCGTAAACGACGTGCACGACCTGCACGTGTGGAGCCTGGGGTCGGAATCGCACGCGCTGTCGTGCCACATCAGCATCGCCGACATTCCGCCGTCGGAGAGCGAAGCGATCCTGCGCGACGTCAAGATCGCGCTGCGCGAGCGCTTCCGCATTTACCACACCACGATCCAGTTCGAGCACGCGGTGTGTGAAGTGGCGCACGGCTGCGTGGCGCCGGTAGGGCAACAGCAGAGCGGGCACACGCTCTAG
- a CDS encoding BON domain-containing protein, producing the protein MSKHVYTWVLALAVSATLAYAQAPSQTPGYPQASPGQAPTTPSTFPQTSDPTQTNKNPDQTKDETQQPARTEPAKPEKAEARVDDATLERQVKEQLSTDSSMSNVVVKVENGKVTLTGSVANKDDRKKAKEMAKAVPGVHKVETKLEVAPSTGASASSKAPGSTDAHATADTQKSTAGATAGSATSANAGEGRADTMGSVPSGSQSAAPSSANPSTSSQSGMGQTPSSASGATAAGSAAQAQSQIQGALMQQTNLSGVTVAAASDSSNNIQLSGTVSSEADRDQATRIAQSVAPNINIVDNIKVTGSPSGSSSGAIAGAGSTGAPGLPQTDQPPAGQTSGSQASGSQAGTQSGAQQSTTGGLAAGGQTVGGDLQSQIQTAIKNESTLATSNINVNVTDSEIELTGAVSTGKEKQTAKRIAQSYAGNRKVVDHITVTGKGKDSSDSMTPPK; encoded by the coding sequence ATGAGCAAGCACGTCTATACATGGGTTCTGGCGCTGGCCGTTTCAGCGACCCTGGCCTATGCGCAGGCGCCTTCGCAGACGCCGGGCTATCCGCAGGCGTCGCCCGGACAAGCGCCCACAACCCCTTCCACGTTCCCGCAGACCAGCGATCCCACACAGACCAACAAGAATCCTGACCAGACCAAGGACGAGACCCAGCAGCCGGCCAGGACCGAACCGGCCAAGCCTGAGAAGGCCGAGGCCAGGGTCGACGATGCAACGCTGGAGCGCCAGGTCAAAGAGCAGCTTTCGACCGACAGCAGCATGTCGAACGTTGTCGTGAAGGTTGAGAACGGCAAGGTCACCCTCACCGGCAGCGTCGCCAACAAGGACGACAGGAAGAAGGCGAAGGAAATGGCGAAGGCCGTTCCCGGCGTCCACAAGGTCGAGACCAAGCTGGAAGTTGCGCCCTCCACCGGCGCCTCCGCGTCGAGCAAGGCGCCAGGCAGCACCGACGCGCACGCCACGGCTGACACGCAGAAGTCCACCGCCGGCGCGACCGCTGGCAGCGCCACCAGCGCCAACGCCGGCGAGGGCCGCGCTGACACGATGGGCTCTGTCCCCAGTGGCAGCCAGAGCGCCGCGCCAAGCAGCGCCAACCCGAGCACATCGTCGCAGAGCGGCATGGGGCAGACGCCGAGCAGCGCCTCTGGTGCCACTGCGGCAGGCTCGGCGGCGCAGGCCCAGTCGCAGATTCAGGGCGCCCTCATGCAGCAAACCAACCTGAGCGGCGTAACGGTTGCGGCGGCCAGCGACAGCAGCAACAACATTCAGCTTTCCGGTACCGTCTCCAGCGAGGCTGACAGGGACCAGGCCACGCGCATCGCGCAGTCCGTGGCGCCCAACATCAACATCGTTGACAACATCAAGGTGACCGGCTCACCGTCCGGCTCATCCAGCGGCGCGATCGCCGGCGCCGGATCCACTGGCGCGCCCGGTCTGCCGCAAACCGACCAGCCTCCTGCCGGCCAGACCAGCGGCTCGCAGGCGTCCGGCAGCCAGGCGGGCACTCAGTCCGGCGCTCAGCAGTCGACCACGGGCGGCCTCGCCGCCGGCGGCCAGACCGTGGGCGGCGACCTGCAATCGCAGATCCAGACCGCGATCAAGAACGAGAGCACGCTGGCCACGAGCAACATCAACGTCAACGTCACCGACTCAGAGATCGAGCTGACCGGCGCCGTCTCCACCGGCAAAGAGAAGCAGACCGCCAAGCGCATCGCCCAGTCCTACGCGGGCAATCGCAAGGTCGTGGATCACATCACCGTGACCGGCAAGGGCAAAGACTCGAGCGACTCGATGACGCCGCCGAAATAG
- a CDS encoding thioredoxin domain-containing protein, translated as MEHLLRAHYNIPASVNIAIGPRRPSSEFPTYDLVQVTLSRADKTTTREFLLSKDGQTLKQLVNIDDPTEKIDLKGRPWRGAKDAKVTVITYDDFQCPFCSRNHQTMFDALLKSYGDRVRFVYKDLPLATLHPWATRAAIDSNCLNAQSNDAYWDFADYVHANQRAITGAQRTPPTDPSPEKVKEFQQQAATDRAGQFARLDGAAQDAARKHGLDLPRLQACLKSQPDDAVKASLAEAETLGLDSTPVNFVNGVKLDGAVPEEDFRKALDQALRTAGQPAGPAGASGPNDASGQGRNSN; from the coding sequence GTGGAACACCTGCTGCGGGCCCACTACAACATTCCCGCCAGCGTAAACATCGCCATCGGTCCGCGCCGCCCCAGCAGCGAGTTCCCCACTTACGACCTAGTCCAGGTCACGCTCAGCCGCGCCGACAAGACCACCACCCGCGAGTTCCTGCTCTCCAAAGACGGGCAAACGCTGAAGCAGTTGGTCAACATCGACGACCCGACGGAAAAGATTGACCTCAAGGGCCGTCCCTGGCGCGGCGCCAAAGACGCCAAGGTCACCGTCATTACCTACGACGACTTCCAGTGCCCCTTCTGCTCGCGCAACCACCAGACCATGTTCGACGCCCTGCTCAAGAGCTACGGCGATCGCGTGCGCTTCGTCTACAAGGACCTGCCGCTGGCCACGCTGCATCCCTGGGCCACGCGCGCGGCCATCGATTCCAACTGCCTGAACGCGCAGAGCAACGACGCCTACTGGGATTTCGCCGACTACGTGCACGCCAACCAGCGCGCCATCACCGGCGCCCAGCGCACGCCTCCCACCGATCCCAGTCCTGAGAAAGTGAAGGAATTCCAGCAGCAGGCGGCCACCGACCGCGCCGGCCAGTTCGCCCGCCTCGACGGCGCCGCGCAGGATGCCGCCCGCAAGCACGGGCTCGACCTGCCCAGGCTCCAGGCCTGCCTGAAGAGCCAGCCCGACGACGCCGTGAAGGCCTCGCTGGCCGAAGCCGAAACCCTTGGCCTCGATTCCACGCCGGTGAATTTCGTCAATGGGGTCAAACTCGACGGCGCCGTACCCGAAGAAGACTTTCGCAAGGCGCTGGATCAGGCCCTGCGCACTGCCGGGCAGCCTGCCGGTCCGGCCGGCGCCTCCGGCCCCAATGACGCGTCAGGCCAGGGCCGTAATTCCAACTAG
- a CDS encoding SurA N-terminal domain-containing protein: MAALVLLMAAAVACKAKPGGDVVATVNGKKILRAELEKYYRNQTAGTPQQPAQPVSDEQSASLRLSILKELIDNEIIMQHAEKLALLATDEEVDDKLKEIKSPYSADEFKKRLQEKGITEEDFKRDLRRSLTAQKVLNKEITSKINVSDKDIESYYNSHKAEFNLIEPQYHLAHIIVTPMPNPQVRNLKNDKANGDAEARKKAQMLINRLDSGEDFSTVAMNYSEDPDSSSNGGDMGFVPESALKGTDPLTRDAVMKLKPGQYSAIIRAVDPRTGQVVGYRIVKLISKEPAGQRDLTDPRVQQAIREQLRDRREQLLKAAYYESIRDQAKVENFFADEVLKNAGAR, encoded by the coding sequence GTGGCGGCGCTGGTACTGCTCATGGCCGCTGCCGTCGCCTGCAAGGCCAAGCCGGGCGGCGACGTGGTCGCCACCGTCAACGGCAAGAAGATCCTCCGCGCCGAACTGGAGAAGTACTATCGCAACCAGACTGCCGGCACGCCGCAGCAGCCCGCCCAGCCGGTCAGCGACGAGCAGTCCGCCAGCCTGCGCCTCAGCATCCTCAAGGAACTCATCGACAACGAAATCATCATGCAGCACGCCGAGAAGCTGGCGCTGCTCGCCACCGACGAAGAAGTGGACGACAAGCTCAAGGAGATCAAGTCGCCCTACTCGGCCGACGAATTCAAAAAGCGCCTGCAGGAAAAAGGCATCACCGAAGAGGACTTCAAGCGCGACCTGCGCCGCTCCCTCACCGCGCAGAAGGTCCTGAACAAGGAGATCACGTCCAAGATCAACGTCTCCGACAAGGACATCGAGAGCTATTACAACTCGCACAAGGCTGAGTTCAACCTCATCGAGCCCCAGTACCACCTGGCCCACATCATCGTCACGCCCATGCCCAATCCGCAGGTTCGCAACCTGAAGAACGACAAGGCCAACGGCGACGCCGAAGCGCGCAAGAAGGCGCAGATGCTGATCAACCGCCTCGACAGCGGTGAAGATTTCTCCACCGTGGCGATGAACTACTCCGAAGACCCCGACTCCAGCAGCAACGGCGGCGACATGGGCTTCGTCCCCGAGTCGGCGCTGAAGGGGACCGACCCGCTCACCCGCGACGCCGTGATGAAGCTCAAGCCTGGCCAGTACAGCGCCATCATCCGCGCCGTCGATCCGCGCACCGGACAGGTGGTGGGCTACCGCATCGTGAAGCTCATCTCCAAGGAACCCGCGGGTCAGCGGGACCTCACCGATCCGCGCGTGCAGCAGGCCATCCGCGAGCAGCTCCGCGACCGCCGCGAGCAGTTGCTCAAGGCCGCGTACTACGAGAGCATCCGCGACCAGGCAAAAGTGGAAAACTTCTTCGCCGATGAAGTTCTGAAGAACGCCGGCGCGCGCTAA
- a CDS encoding biotin/lipoyl-containing protein — translation MIYDVMVDGKRRRVELKALENAGAGASAEDPAQANGRLERGSRKWRVLVDGREVTADAVAVGRDMLSLLIGGRSYEVFRDATITENGAAEIRVRGRRFLVEVRDPRALRSRRAAAGHADGPRRLLAPMPGKVIRVLAPVGAKVEAGEGVLVIEAMKMQNELKSPKAGTVSKIAVSEGAAVNAGDVLAVVE, via the coding sequence ATGATTTACGACGTCATGGTTGACGGCAAGCGGCGCCGGGTGGAGCTGAAAGCGCTGGAAAACGCGGGCGCAGGAGCGTCCGCCGAAGATCCCGCTCAAGCCAACGGAAGGCTTGAGCGGGGCAGCCGCAAGTGGCGGGTGCTGGTGGACGGCCGGGAAGTGACAGCGGATGCGGTCGCTGTCGGGCGCGACATGCTGTCACTGCTGATTGGCGGGAGGTCCTACGAAGTCTTTCGCGATGCCACCATCACCGAGAACGGCGCGGCAGAAATCCGAGTGCGCGGGCGGCGCTTCCTGGTGGAGGTCCGCGATCCCAGGGCGCTGCGCAGCCGGCGCGCAGCCGCCGGACATGCCGACGGCCCTCGCAGGCTGCTGGCCCCTATGCCAGGCAAGGTGATTCGGGTGCTTGCGCCCGTGGGCGCCAAGGTCGAGGCCGGCGAAGGCGTGCTGGTGATCGAGGCGATGAAGATGCAGAACGAGCTGAAATCGCCCAAGGCGGGGACTGTCAGCAAGATTGCCGTCAGCGAGGGGGCGGCGGTGAATGCCGGGGATGTGTTAGCGGTAGTCGAGTAA
- the accC gene encoding acetyl-CoA carboxylase biotin carboxylase subunit, with translation MFRKVLIANRGEIAVRVIRACREAGIATVAVYSDVDRAALHVQQADEAYGIGAAPAAESYLNVGKLIEVARRSGAEAAHPGYGFLSERPEFPRACQEAGIKFIGPTAAAMELMGSKTRARQAMRAAGVPMVPGSTRGLASAEEARRLARDIGYPVMLKAAAGGGGKGMRLVRSESELGAALRDAQSEALRAFGDGEVYIEKLIERPRHIEIQVLADEHGHCVYLGERECSLQRRHQKVVEEAPSPLVDERMRRAMGEAAVRAALAAGYTNAGTIEFLVDAQRNFYFLEMNTRLQVEHPVTELVTGLDLVHLQLRIAAGEPLPFAQDDVQLRGHAIECRVYAEDPENNFFPSPGRIARLVTPSGPGIREDSGVYEGWTVPLDYDPLLSKLIAFGDDRASAIARLRRALDEYFIGGIRSNLSLFRRILRDPEFVAGQIDTGFLDRLLARAEGGAEREDGDLAEVAAAAAAIFSALNGSAGVVPANFAPQANGGPEWGARNGPVQPQKGNWKRAAREESLR, from the coding sequence ATGTTCCGCAAAGTGCTGATTGCCAATCGCGGTGAGATCGCGGTGCGGGTGATTCGCGCGTGCCGCGAGGCGGGCATCGCCACGGTCGCCGTCTATTCGGACGTGGACCGCGCGGCGCTGCATGTTCAGCAGGCCGACGAGGCGTACGGGATCGGGGCGGCGCCGGCGGCGGAGTCTTACCTGAACGTCGGCAAGCTGATCGAGGTGGCGCGGCGCAGCGGGGCCGAGGCGGCGCATCCCGGCTACGGGTTCCTGTCGGAGCGGCCGGAGTTTCCGCGCGCCTGCCAGGAAGCGGGCATTAAGTTCATTGGGCCGACGGCGGCGGCGATGGAGCTGATGGGGTCGAAGACCCGCGCCCGGCAGGCGATGCGGGCGGCGGGCGTCCCGATGGTGCCGGGGTCGACGCGCGGCCTTGCGTCAGCAGAGGAGGCGCGCCGGTTGGCGCGCGACATCGGATATCCGGTGATGCTCAAGGCCGCGGCGGGCGGCGGCGGCAAGGGCATGCGGCTGGTGCGCAGCGAAAGCGAGCTCGGGGCCGCGCTGCGCGACGCGCAGAGCGAGGCGCTGCGCGCGTTCGGCGACGGCGAGGTCTACATCGAGAAACTGATCGAGCGGCCGCGGCATATCGAAATCCAGGTCCTGGCCGATGAGCACGGCCACTGCGTTTACCTGGGCGAGCGCGAGTGCTCCCTGCAGCGGCGGCATCAGAAGGTGGTGGAAGAGGCGCCATCGCCGCTGGTGGATGAGCGGATGCGGCGCGCCATGGGCGAGGCGGCCGTCCGGGCGGCGCTGGCGGCGGGCTATACCAACGCGGGGACGATCGAGTTTCTCGTGGACGCGCAACGCAACTTTTACTTCCTGGAGATGAACACGCGTTTGCAGGTGGAGCATCCGGTGACGGAGCTGGTCACCGGGCTCGACCTGGTGCACCTGCAACTGCGCATCGCGGCGGGTGAGCCGCTGCCCTTCGCGCAAGACGATGTGCAACTGCGCGGGCACGCGATCGAATGCCGGGTGTACGCCGAGGACCCGGAGAACAATTTTTTTCCTTCGCCGGGGCGCATTGCGCGGCTGGTGACGCCCTCCGGGCCCGGCATACGCGAGGACAGCGGGGTGTACGAAGGATGGACCGTGCCGCTCGACTACGATCCGCTGCTCTCCAAGCTGATCGCGTTCGGCGACGACCGGGCTTCGGCCATCGCGCGGCTGCGGCGCGCGCTCGATGAGTACTTCATCGGCGGGATCCGCAGCAATCTCTCGTTGTTTCGCCGCATCCTGCGCGACCCCGAGTTTGTGGCGGGGCAAATCGACACGGGCTTCCTGGATCGGCTGCTGGCGCGGGCTGAAGGGGGCGCGGAGCGCGAGGACGGCGACCTGGCGGAAGTTGCGGCGGCCGCGGCGGCCATCTTCAGCGCACTGAACGGAAGCGCAGGAGTTGTGCCGGCCAACTTCGCCCCTCAAGCCAATGGAGGGCCTGAGTGGGGCGCCCGGAACGGCCCGGTGCAACCGCAGAAGGGGAACTGGAAGCGGGCGGCGCGCGAGGAGTCGCTGCGATGA
- a CDS encoding tetratricopeptide repeat protein, translated as MRRSEQRVNGGRKTAGRALAICALAGVMLVAAGCDKLRARDQLNKGVQSYKNARYEEAIDHFKNAVQQDPSLINARLYLATAYAQQYIPGVDSPDNVKYGEQAIEEYKNVLQRDSKNVNSVKGIAYLYLQMKKFDDAKEYYKKAIELDPNDPEAYYSVAVIDWTQSYKDSADLKAAEGMKVDDDVTGKKNDKLCQQLKEKNEPRVNEGIDMLKKALDLRPDYDDAMAYMNLLYRRKGDIACGDSEARQADLKTADEWVDKTMATKKAKAEKQQGPGGITLDQPTK; from the coding sequence ATGAGGCGAAGCGAACAGAGGGTGAACGGAGGCAGGAAAACCGCGGGGAGGGCGCTGGCGATCTGCGCCCTGGCGGGGGTGATGCTGGTGGCCGCCGGCTGCGACAAGCTGCGGGCACGCGACCAGCTCAACAAGGGCGTGCAGTCCTACAAGAACGCGCGCTACGAAGAGGCGATTGACCACTTCAAGAACGCGGTGCAGCAGGACCCCTCGCTGATCAACGCGCGGCTCTACCTGGCCACCGCTTATGCGCAACAGTACATCCCCGGCGTCGACAGCCCCGACAACGTGAAGTACGGCGAGCAGGCGATCGAAGAGTACAAGAACGTACTGCAGCGCGATTCCAAGAACGTGAACAGCGTGAAGGGCATCGCGTACCTGTATCTGCAGATGAAGAAGTTCGACGACGCGAAGGAGTACTACAAGAAGGCGATCGAACTCGATCCCAACGATCCCGAGGCGTACTACTCGGTGGCGGTGATCGACTGGACGCAGTCCTACAAGGACTCGGCCGACCTGAAGGCCGCCGAAGGGATGAAGGTGGACGACGACGTCACCGGCAAGAAGAACGACAAGCTCTGCCAGCAGCTGAAGGAGAAGAACGAGCCGCGTGTGAATGAAGGCATTGATATGCTGAAGAAGGCGCTCGATCTGCGTCCCGATTACGACGACGCGATGGCCTACATGAACCTGCTGTATCGGCGCAAGGGTGACATCGCGTGCGGCGATTCGGAAGCGCGGCAGGCGGACCTGAAGACGGCTGACGAGTGGGTGGACAAGACCATGGCCACCAAGAAGGCCAAGGCGGAGAAGCAGCAAGGTCCGGGCGGCATCACGCTCGACCAGCCGACCAAGTGA
- a CDS encoding biopolymer transporter ExbD — MSMGSGNGPSADINVTPLIDVLLVLLIIFMVITPLTPKGLDALVPQPPKDQTKQSEPMDRTIVVQLISNGTDKPSLKINQDDVTWESLQGRLTDIYKTRAQKVMFVKADDNLPFADVAQVIDIAHGADPDLKIGLITAKIEQGG, encoded by the coding sequence ATGAGCATGGGGAGTGGCAACGGGCCCTCCGCCGACATCAACGTAACGCCGCTGATTGACGTGCTGCTGGTGCTGCTCATCATCTTCATGGTGATCACACCGCTCACGCCCAAGGGCCTGGACGCGCTGGTGCCGCAGCCGCCGAAGGACCAGACCAAGCAGAGTGAGCCGATGGACCGCACCATTGTGGTGCAGCTCATCTCCAACGGCACCGACAAGCCGTCGCTGAAGATCAACCAGGACGATGTGACCTGGGAGTCGCTGCAGGGACGGCTAACCGACATCTACAAGACGCGCGCGCAGAAGGTAATGTTCGTGAAGGCGGACGACAATCTGCCCTTCGCCGACGTGGCGCAGGTGATCGACATCGCGCACGGCGCCGACCCCGACCTGAAGATCGGCCTGATCACGGCGAAGATCGAGCAGGGCGGCTAA
- a CDS encoding biopolymer transporter ExbD, with protein MAIAKRDEGSKVNSNINVTPMVDVMLVLLIIFMVITPMLQKGVSVDMARTDNPQQMPDADKEDALLVAITRDGKVFFGNDQTTADQLSPKIKDRIANRVDKRVFIRADARAKYGSVVEVVDNVRAAGVDQLGLLTEQRKQGSFAPAPGTAPTGGGK; from the coding sequence ATGGCAATCGCAAAACGAGACGAAGGCAGCAAGGTCAATTCGAACATCAACGTCACACCGATGGTGGACGTGATGCTGGTGCTGCTGATCATCTTCATGGTCATCACGCCGATGTTGCAGAAGGGCGTGAGCGTGGACATGGCCAGGACCGACAATCCGCAGCAGATGCCGGACGCCGACAAGGAAGACGCGCTGCTGGTGGCGATCACGCGCGACGGCAAGGTGTTCTTCGGCAACGACCAGACGACGGCCGACCAGCTTTCACCCAAGATCAAAGACCGCATCGCCAACCGAGTGGACAAGCGGGTGTTCATCCGCGCCGACGCGCGCGCCAAGTACGGGTCGGTGGTGGAGGTGGTGGACAACGTGCGCGCCGCGGGCGTGGACCAGCTTGGGCTGCTCACCGAGCAGCGCAAACAGGGATCGTTCGCGCCGGCGCCGGGGACAGCGCCGACGGGCGGCGGGAAATAG